The DNA sequence CGGCCCGCTGGACGGCGAGGGCGACGCGGCGCGCCGAGGCGAGGCGGACGTCGCTGAGGTACATCAGGCGGTTGACGAGGACGGCGAGAGCCGAGACGGTGGCGACCGCCGCCAGCTCGCTGCGGCCGCCCGAGTCCCCCAGGAAGCCGAAGTGGTGCAGCAGCGCCGCGTCGACCAGGCAGGCGCCCAGTCCGGCGAGGACGGTGGCGCGCAGGGACAGCAGCGCGGCGGCCGTCATGGGCGCGGCGGTGTAGAGGGCCTCCGCGCTGAAGTGCGGGGACGTCGCGTAGTCGAGGAGGGCGCCGGCGCCGAGCAGCAGGACCGGCAGCAGCGGCAGGAGGGGTGGCCGTCCGGGGCGCCCGCGTCCGGCGGTCGTGCCGCGCCGCGCCTTCGGTGCCCTCACCCGCCTGCTCCCGCTCGTGCCTGCCCTGCCTCGTGCCTGCCCTGCCTCGTGCCTGCTCCCGGCCCGTGCCTGCTCCCGGCCCGTGCTCGCTCCGCCTCGTGCCGCCGCTTCGTCCCAGCATCCCCGCGCCCGTCGGGGGCCGCCAGTCAGGCACCGGCCGTCAGGGCGCACACCGGAGGGAGGTGCCCTGCCCTCGGCCCGGGCGTGGCCGGTGGCCTCGGAGCCGGCCCGCCGTCCCCGGCCGGCGGCAACGGGGGCGCCGGTCACGCCGCGCGCCCCCGTCCATGCCAGCACGACCGCCACCGCCGGAGCGGCCGCGGGTGACCGCCGCACGCTGCCCGTCCACGGCCCCTCGACCGGTGCGACGCCGGCACGCACCGGTCGCCGCCCGCTCACTCCAGGGCAGCGAGGACCTCCCGGGCCGCCAGGACCGCCTCCTCCAGGGACCGGGAGGCGCCCTCCCGGAAGGCGTCGGCGAAGGCGTGCGGGCCGATCGCGGCCGTCGCGGCCTCGGTGACGCGGTCGACGTCGCCGCGCTCGGCGTCCGGGAGCGGAGCGCCCACCCCACGGCGGGCGGCGTCGGCGGCGCCGAGCAGCCAGGCGGCGCGGGTGGCGTGGTCCGGGCCGCCGACGAGGGCCGCCACGCCGGCCAGGCCTTCCAGGGAGAGGGCGAGGGCTCGGGGTTCGGCGAGGGAGCGGGCGATGTCCAGGCCGGCCAAGTGGTGGGCGGCGGCGGCCCGGGCGTCGCCGCGCAGTTCGGCCGTGAAGCCGAACTCGGCGTGGAGGAGGTGGTCACCCGCGGGCGAGGACACGTCCGCGTGTCCGTCGCGGATGCGCGTCAGGAACGTCTCGGCGGCGTCGAGGTCGCCCGAGCGGCGGGCTCCGAGGGCGAGCCCCATGTCGGAGTGGATCTCGCCGTACCGGTAGCCCTGTTCGACGGCCAGCCGCCGGGCACGTTCGTGCAGGTCACGGGCGCGGTCCCAGTCCTTGGCGAGCAGGGCCAGGCGGCCGAGCCCGGAGAGCCGGGCCGAGACCTCGGTGTGCAGGGAGAAGTCGCGCGCGATGCGCAGCGCCTCGTGGTGGCGGCGGGCGGCGTCCGCGTAGTCCCCCTTGATCTCGGCGAGGACGGCGAGGGGCTGCACGGTCTGCAACTCGCCCCAGCGGTCCCCGAGCTCGCGGAACAGAGCCGCACTGCGCAGCCCGTCCCGGGCGACGGTGCCGAGGTCGCCCCGGGCCAGCGCGTGCGTCGCCCGCAGCCCGAGGGCGGCGGCCGTGCCCCACCGGTCGCCGGCCTCGGTGAAGAGGGCGAGGGCCCGGGCGTTGAGCTCCTCGCTCGCGGCGACGGAGCCCGCGCCGAACAGTCCATGGGCGAGGAGCCAGAGGGTCCGGCCGTGCCGGGCGGGGTCGCCGGTCCCCGGTTCCGGGGTGACCTCGGCGCCGGAGCGGTCGCCGGTCAGGAGGGCGAAGGCCCGGTGCCGGGTGCGGAGTCCGGCCGCGTCCGGGGCGGCCGCGAGGACGGCCGCGAGAGTGCGCCGGCCTTCGTGCAGCCGCCCGCGCAGCAGCCACCACCAGCAGAGGGCGGTGGCGAGGCGGACCGCCTCGTCCGTACCGCAGCCCGCCCCCGCGCGCCGCACCGCCTCGTCGAGCGCCGCCCGGAGGTTGGCGGCGTCGGCGTCGAGGCGGGCGAGCCAGGTCCGCTGTTCGCCCCCGCGCAGGCGGGGTTCGGCCCGTTCGGCGAGGTCCAGGTAGTGACGCAGGTGCCGGTCCCGTACGCCGGTGAGGTCCTCCATCTCGTGGAGGCGTTCCATGGCGTACGCGGCCACGGACTCCAGCAGGCGGTAGCGCGGGCCCGTGCCGGGCGGACCGTCCACGCGGACGACCAGGGAGCGGTCGACGAGCCGGGTCATCAGGTCCAGGACCTCCTCGGCGGCCACGCCGTCGCCCGCGCACACCGCCTCCGCGGCGTCCAGCGTGCAGCCGTCGGCGTGCACGGCCAGACGCCGCAGCACGATGCGCTCCGGCGCGCCGAGCAGCTCCCAGCTCCAGTCGATCATCGCCCTGAGGGTCTGCTGCCGGGCCGGCGCGCCCCTGCTCCCGGAGGCGAGGACGCGGAAGCGGTCCCCGAGGCGGGCCGCCAGCTCCTTGACGCCCAGGGCGCGCACGCGGGTCGCCGCCAGTTCCAGGGCGAGCGGGAGGCCGTCGAGGCGGCGGCAGATCTCGGCGACGGCGTCGCGCGTCCCGTCGTCGGCCTGCGTGGGGGAGAAACCGGGTGCCGCGGCGGCGGCCCGGGCCATGAACAGCTCGGCGGCCTCGGCCGAGGCGAGCGGTTCGACCAGGAACACCGTCTCCCCCATGAGACCGAGCGGCTCCCGGCTGGTGGCCAGGACCCGCAGCCCGGGCGCCGTGCGCAGCAGCAGGGCCACCAACTCAGCGGCCGCGTCGACGACTTGCTCGCAGTTGTCGAGGACGAGGAGGGTCCGCCGGTCGCGGAGAGCCGCCGTGAGCCGTTCGACGGGCGTCGGGGCCGCGCCACCGAAGGCGGGGAGCCCCGAGGGGACGTCGTCCCGGATGCCCAGGGTCGCGGAGACCGCCTGCGCGAGGACCGCCGCGGACCCGTGCCGCCCGGCGAGCTCCACGAGCCATACGCCGTCGGGGGCGGGGCCCGGTGCGTCCGCCGGTGTGCCCGGCGAGGCGGCGCGTACGAGACGGGCCGCCGCCTCGACGGCGAGCCGCGTCTTGCCGACGCCTCCGGGGCCGGTGAGAGTGACGAGGCGTTCCGTCCGGAGGAGCCCGTCGAGCTCGGTCAGGGAACGGTCCCGTCCGATGAGCGCGGTGAGGGGGACGGGGAGGTTCGACGGAGGGCGGGGGGAGGTGTCGGAGGCGGGGGGAAGTTCTGTCGCCGATCCCGATGCCGATCCCGATCCCAGCACCGATACCGATACCGTCCCCGGGCCCGTCCCCGGGCCGAGGGCGAGCGAAGCGTCCTGCCGCAGGATCGCCTCGTGGAGGGCGACGAGTTCCGGGCCCGGATCGAGGCCCAGTTCGGCCCGCAGGCGGTTCCGCAGATCCGTGTACGAGGCCAGCGCGTCGCTCTGCCGGCCGGAACGGTAGAGGGCCCGGAGCTGGACGGCGCGCAGGCGTTCCCGTAGGGGGTGGCGGGCCACGAGGTCGGTGAGTTCACCGGTGAGCAGCAGGTGGTCGCCGGCGTCGAGGCGGGCCTCGGCCTGTTCCTCCAGGACGGCGAGGCGCTGTTCGCCGAGCCGCCGGACGGCCGCGCGGGCGAACTCCTCGTCGGCGAAGTCGGCGTAGGCGGGGCCGCGCCACAGCTCCAGGGCCTCGGTGAGCAGGGCGGCCCGTGCGCGCGGCGCCGTCTCCCGGCGGGCCGCGTCGACCAGGGACCGGAACCGGTCGGCGTCCACCTCGTCGTCGGCGGGGTCGAGGTGCAGCCGGTAGCCGGGGATTTGGCGTACGACGCGGTCGCGGCCGAGCGCCTTGCGCAGCTGGGAGACCTTGGCCTGGAGGGCGTTGGCGGGGTTGCCGGGCGGCCGGTCGCCCCAGAGGTCGTCGACGAGCCGGTCGGCCGGCACCGGCCGCCCCTCGTGCGCCAGCAGATCGGCCAGCAGCGCCCTGACCTTCGCCTCGGGCACCCTGACCGGTTCCCCTCGGCCGTCCCACACCGCCAGTGGACCGAGCACCCCGTATCGCATGCGGAAACCGTACACACGTTCCCCATGTGGGGTGATCATCAGCCGGCCGTCAGCGAACCGTCAGCGCTCCCGAAGCGCCCGGACGCATGCTCGTCCCCGCCACCGGAGACCGGACCGGCGGAACCGGCGGACACGGCGGCACCCGCACGGCGGGACCACCCGGCAGGAGGAGCGCATGACCAGGTACGGAGACAGGAGGGCCGTCGTCCTCGGCGGTACGACGGGGCTGGGCCTGGCCGTCGCCAAACGGCTCGTCGAAGGTGGGGCGCGGGTCCTGCTGACCGGCCGGGCGCGGAGCGAGGAGCTCGCCGCGGCCGCCGCCGAACTCGGCCCGCGGGCCCGGGTCGTCGGGACCGGCCCGGCCGGTGCCGCCGCGTCACCGGAGGCACTGGCCCCCGTCGTGGCGGGCGCGCTCGGCTCCGTCGACTTCCTCTTCGTCCACGCCGGCCCGGCGGACCCGCTCTGCGCGACGGGCGGGCACGGCGCTCCGGCCGCGGCGCCGGTCCGGAGCGCCTGCCGCACCGTACGGGCCCTGCTCCCGTTGGTCCACGACGGCGGCGCGGTCGTCTTCACCGCCGCGGCCCTGCCCGCCCTCGCCCTCGTCGTGCCCTCCGCGCCGGACGGCGAGCCGGTGGCGGAGGCGGATGGCGGGCCGTGGTCCTGTGCCCGGTCACTGGCCACCGAACTCGCCGACAGCGGCATCCGCGTCAACGCCGTCGCGCCCGGCCTGATCTCCCTGCCGGGCGGCGGAGGCGCGGCCGGCAGGGTCGCCGGGGAGCGCGTGCCGATGCGGCGCCCCGGCACCGTCGACGAAGTGGCCCGCGCCGCGCTCTTCCTGGCGGCGGAGGCCACGTACACGACGGGCGCCGAGCTCACCGTCGACGGCGGGCTCGGCCGGGCGGCCGGGCGCGGAGCGGCTACCGGTCCGCCGTGTCCCCGGCCTCCGGACGACGGCACACGGGAGGACCGCCTCGCGGAATGCCGTCCGCCGCTCACCGCACCACCACCAGCCGAGCCCTTGTAGACCTCGCCTCCGCATCCCGAATCACCCGGCGTAAGAGAGAGTTGGGACCCCCATCATGCGCACCGCAGACCGGACGTCCTCGTCCCCCACCCGTTCCACCACCACCGATGCCACCGCCCCGAGCCGAAAACTGCCGCTCCTGGCCCTGCTCGCCCTCGCCACGGCCGTCTTCATCACCAGCCTGACGGAGACGCTGCCGGCCGGTCTGCTGCCCGCGATGAGCGGTGACCTGGGCGTGAGCGAGTCGGCGACGGGCCAGACCATCACCGTCTACGCGATCGGAACGTTCCTGACGGCGATTCCCCTGACGGCGGCCACGGCGGGGTGGCGGCGGAAGCGCCTGTTGCTGACGTCGATGGCGGGGTTCGCCGTCGCGAACACGGTCACCGCCGTCTCGTCGGACTACGCCCTGACCATGGCGGCCCGCGCCGTGGCCGGTGTGGCCGCGGGGCTGGCCTGGGCGCTGCTCGTCGGGTACGCGCGCCGCATGGCGCCCGCCCGGCTGGAGGGGAAGGCGATAGCGATCGCGATGGCGGGCATTCCGGTGGCCCTCTCCCTGGGGGTCCCCGCGGGCACGTTCCTCGGCAAGGCCCTCGGCTGGCGGGTGGCCTTCCTGGCCATGACCGCGCTCACCGTGGTCGTCCTCGGCTGGATCGCCGCGACGGTTCCTGACTACGCCGGCCGGGAACCCGGCGCCCGCGTCCCGATGCTGCGGGTGCTGAAGGTACCCGGAGTGACTCCCGCCCTGTTCGTCACCACGGTCTTCGTCCTGGCCCACACCATCCTCTACGCCTACATCGCCACCTTCCTCGACCACCTGGGGATGGGTGGTTCGGCCGACTTGGTCCTCCTGGACTTCGGCATCGCCTCGCTGGTCGGCATCTGGTTCGTCGGCACCCACATCCACCGCCGGCTGCGGACCCTCACCCTCGCCTCCACTCTCCTGGTCGCCGCGGCCGCCGCCGGCTTCGCCCTCTTCTCCGGCAGCCCGGCCCTCGTCTACGTCGCGGCCGCCCTGTGGGGCCTGGGCTGGGGCGGTGTGCCGACCCTCCTGCAGACCGCCGTGGGCCAGGCCGGCGGCGCATCGGCGGACGCCGCGCAGGCGCTGCTGGTCACCCTCTGGAACGTGGCGATGGCGGCCGGCGGGGTCGTCGGCGGCCTCCTCCTGGACGGGCTCGGCCACCTCTCGCTGCCGTGGTCGGTCCTCCTCCTGCTGGTGCCGGTGTTCGCCGTGGTGGCCGCCGCCCGCGTCCACGGGTTCCCCGCACAGCGCGCGGACGGTGCCGTCTGACCCACTCCCGGCCCCCGGGCCCATCCCGCCCCGCGGCCCCGGGACGGCGGGGACGACGGCGGAGGGCGCAGTGGTCGTCGCGGTGGGAATCCGCGCCGCGCCTTCCGGGCCTGAGCCGGATGCGCCGGCCCGGACGCGGGCCGCGCGGCGGCGAATCGGCCGCGCGTCTCGCGCCGCGGAGGGCCGAGGCGGCCGCGCGGCCGGAATGAGCGGGGCTTCGCCGGCCGGGTGGGCCGAAACGGCAGACCCGCCGCGCCCCGGCCCGCCGACCGCCGGTCAGTCGGGAGGCGCCGCCCCGGGCAGGTCGCTGACGAAGTCCAGCCACTGCCGGATGGTCCACACGACGAAGCGGGAGCGGTCGGTGGACATCCGCAGCCACACCTCGTCGCCCCCGGGCATGAGGGCCACCTCCAGGTGCGGCTCCTCCCAGGTGCCCATCGGGTACATCCACTCGATGCCGTCGGGCCAGACGCGCATCGCCACCGTGCGCACGCTCAGCGCCGCGGCCAAGGCGTCCAGGGCCGCGCGCGGTATGCGCACCTCCGCCCGCTCGGGTCCGAACACGGTCAACGGCCCTCCGTCCCGCGGTGAGACGCGTCCGCTCACCGTGCCCACACTCTGTCAAAGGGTGCGGGGCGATGTCAGTACGGCGGGACTTCGGCACCGGAGAACCGGCACCCGAAAGGGCCGGCCCTGAACGGGCCGGCCCTCATGCGACAGGCACCGCCGACGTCACGCGTCCGCTCCTGCCGCGCCCGGGTACGCCCCGGGCCTCACGCCCGGGTCAAGCGTGCGAGTGGCGGCCGTGCCCGTGTCCGCTCCGGCCGGTGAAGACCCGGTAGAGCGCCAGGATGATGACGGAACCGACGATCGCGGCGATCCACGTGGACAGGTGGAAGAAGCCGTTGATCGACTCCACGCCGAAGATCACCTTGCCGAGGAAGCCGCCCAGCAGCCCGCCGACGACACCGATCAGCATGGTCACCAGCACACCGCCGGGATCCTTGCCCGGCATCAGGGCCTTGGCGATGGCTCCGGCCAGCAGACCGATGACGACCCACGCGAGAATTCCCATGATGTGTCCCTCCTTGGTCGGTGCTGCATGGCGCTTAACCTGCTGATTCGCCCGCAAACACCGTGCGCCGGCCAAGTCGTCGGCATGTCCGGTCCCGCTCTTCCCCGGGACGACGGTCCGCGTCCCGCACCGGGCCTGCCCGCTGCCGCGCGCCGCCCGCGCCCGACACAGCGTCAGCGCACCGTCAGCGCACGGTCGGCGCATTGGTCCGCACCTATTGACGCACTGGTCTAGTCCTTTTAACCTCTGCCACACCTCCGAGGAGTACGGCCCGCCGGTGCGCGCACACCCCGGGCCACGGCACGGCACCCCCCACCCGCTCCACGAGCCCCCACTGGAGGACCGATCGTGTTGTTCCGAGACCTGCTGCCTCTGGGCAGACCCCCGGGCGGACCCTGTACCGGCACTCGCGCTACCGGCACCCGCGGCACCGGCACCCGCGCGCGCCGCGGCGCCGCCGTCGCCGCCGCGGGCGCCGCCCTGGCCGGGCTGCTGGCCGCCACGCTGCAGACGGGGTCCTCCTCGGCCGCCGAGGACCACGCCGCCTGCCGCCCCGACGGCCTCTACGCGACGCCCGGCGTCGACGTGCCCTACTGCACCGTCTACGACACCGCCGGCCGCGAGAAGATGGGCGCGGACCACCAGCGCCGCGTCATCGGCTACTTCACCGGCTGGCGCACCGGCAAGGACGGCACCCCGGCGTACCTCGCCTCCGACATCCCCTGGGACAAGGTCACCCACCTCAACTACGCCTTCGCGCACGTCGGCCCGGACGACCGGATCTCCGTCGGCGCGGACGGCGCGGACAATCCGGCCACCGGGATGACCTGGCCGGGCGTCAAGGGCGCGGAGATGGACCCGGACCTCCCCTACAAGGGCCACTTCAACCTCCTGAACAAGTTCAAGAAGCAGCACCCGCAGGTGAAGACCCTGATATCCGTCGGCGGCTGGGCCGAGACCGGCGGCTACATCGACGAGAACGGCAAGCGGGTCGACTCGGGCGGCTTCTACAAGACGGCGACCAACGCCGACGGCTCGGTCAACCAGCAGGGCATCGACACCTTCGCCGACTCCGCGGTCGCGTTCGTCCGGAAGTACGGCTTCAACGGCGTCGACATCGACTACGAGTACCCGACGTCGATGAAGGACGCCGGACACCCCAAGGACTGGCCCCTCGCCAACGCCCGGCGCGGCGGCCTCAACAAGGGCTACGCGGCGCTGATGAAGACCCTCCGCGAGCGGCTCGACCGGGCCGGGGCGGCCGACGGCCGGCACTACCTGCTGTCCGTCGCCGCGCCCTCCTCCGGCTACCTGCTGCGCGGCATGGAGACGTACCAGAGCACGAAGTACCTGGACTACGTCAACATCATGTCCTACGACCTGCACGGCGCGTGGAACGAGTTCGTCGGCCCCAACGCCGCGCTGTACGACGACGGCAAGGACGCCGAACTCGCCAAGTGGGGCGTCTACACCACCCCGCAGTACGGCGGCATCGGCTACCTCAACGCCGACTGGGCGTACCACTACTTCCGCGGCGCGCTGCCCGCCGGCCGGATCAATCTCGGGCTGCCGTACTACACGCGCGGCTGGAAGAACGTCACGGGCGGCACCGACGGCCTGTGGGGAACGGCCAAGGCGACGACGTGCCCGGCCGGTTCGGGGCTCACCACCTGCGGCGACGGCGCCGTCGGCATCGACAACCTGTGGCACGACAAGGACGACGACGGCAAGGAGTCCCCGGCCGGATCCAACCCCATGTGGCACGCCAAGAACCTGGAGAAGGGCATCGCCGGGGACTACCTGACGAAGTACGGCTTCCCGGCCGGCACCAAGCCCACCGGCACCTACGCCCGCGAGTACGACGCGACCCTGACCGCGCCCTGGCTGTGGAACGCCGACAAGAAGGTGTTCCTCTCCACGGAGGACGAGCAGTCCGTCAAGGCCAAGGCGCAGTACGTGGTGGACAAGGGCCTCGGCGGCACCATGATCTGGGAGCTCGCGGGCGACTACGGATGGAACGCCGCCAAGAACCAGTACGAGCCGGGCGACACCCTGACGTCCGTCATGAACGACGCCTTCAAGTCCGCGCCCGCGTACGGTGCCCGGCGCGCGACGACCGCCCTGCCCGACCAGGCCCTCGACGTCGACGTCGCCTTCACCGACTTCCCCCTCGGCGACAGCAACTACCCCATCAACCCCAAGGTCCGCATCACCAATCGGACGAAGACCACACTGCCGGGCGGCACCGAGTTCCAGTTCGACTACGCCAACTCGGCGCCGGGGAACGCCCGGGACCAGTCCGGGTGGGGGCTGCGGGTCATCCGCAGCGACCACACCGCACCCAATAACATCGGCGGCCTCAAGGGCGACTACAACCGGGCGTCCGTGAAGCTCCCGGCCTCGCAGCCGCTCGCGCCCGGCGCCACCGCCGTGCTCGACCTCGTCTACTACCTGCCGACGTCCACGCCGTCCAACTGGACCGTGAGCTTCGGTGGGAAGACCTGGGCGCTGGCCGGCGACCTGACGCGCGGCACGACCGTGACCGACCCGGGCGGCCCCTCCCCCACCCCGACCAGCACCCCGACGGCCACGCCCACCGGCACCCCCACCGGCGGCCCGAGCCCGACCGCGACCCCGACGGGCGGCACCTGCACCGCGCCGACCTGGGACAAGGGGGCGGTCTACAACGGCGGTGCGACCGTCTCCTGGAAGGCGCACTCCTGGAAGGCCAAGTGGTGGACGCAGGGCGACGAGCCCGGCACCACCGGCGAGTGGGGGGTCTGGCAGGACCTCGGCGCCTGCTGACCCTGCCCCCTCAACCCTTGATCCCGTCCCCCGGCGCGTCGCCCCACCGCCGGGGGGCGTTCGGCCGCGCCCGCAAGTCCCCCAGGCACCGGATCCTGTGGCCCATCCTGTGGTTCCGCCGTGGGGACGGCGCTCCCGGACGGCCGGAACGTAACAGGCAACTTCCGGCGAACAGCCACTGGTTGGCCATGTCGACGGCGCGAACGCGTCAGATCGCACGCGCGTCCGGGCACCGTCCCCCGGCGTGGTGACAGACTCGGACGGCCGTCCCCGGCAGCAGCCGGAGGACGACCGATTCGGTGAAAGGAGCCCCTTGTCGTGAAGAAGAGGGTCAGTACGCTCCTCGTAACGGCCGCGCTCGCGACGTTGGCACTCGCGGGCCAGGCGGCCGCGGCACCCGCCGCGCACACCGCGGCCGACGGCGCGAGAGACACGTCCGCGGTGAGAGTCAAAGCCACCCGGATCCTTGAGGCGCCCGCGGTGCTGGAGCGGGGTCAGTCCTGGAGTTCGGACACGGCCACGCTGGTCATGCAGACGGACGGCAATCTCGTCGTCTACGACGAGTTCGGCCGGGCCCGCTGGAACACCGGTACCGTCAACCAGGGCTGGCACGCGGTCTTCCAGACCGACGGCAACTTCGTCGTCTACACCCGTTCCGGCAAGGCTGTTTGGGACTCCAAGACCGCCGGCCACCCGGGCTCCCGGCTCGCCGTCCAGGACGACGGCAACGTCGTGATCTACGACGGCAGCCAGGCCGTCTGGAACACCCGCACCGCCCATTGACCGCGGCTGCCGGCGGCCACCCCGACTCCCGCCCGGCGCCGGTCGCGCATCCGCGGCGGGAGTCGGTCCCGGCCGCGGCCCGCGGCGAGGGCAGGCGGCGGCCGGGGACCGGTCGGGCCGGACCGGTTGCCTTCCCGGGCCCGGCCGACCGGCTGGACGGGGAAGGAGGTCAGGGCCGGGGCGCCCGCCGGCCGCCCGCGCCCTCGGCCGGGGTGCGCGGGTGCGGGATCAGCGGATCGGCCTCGCCGCCCTGGAGGGACACCGTGCGCGCGGGGGCCGGGATGCGGATGCCCTCGGCGCGGTAGCGCTGGTGCAGGCGCTTGATGAACTCGTGCTTGATGCGGTACTTGTCGCTGTACTCGCCGACCCCGAGGATCACGGTGAATCCGATCCGGGAGTCGCCGAAGGTGTGGAAGCGCACGGCCGGTTCGTGGTCGGGCACGGCCCCGTCGACGTCCCGCATCACGCTCGCCACGACCTCGTTGGTGACCTTCTCCACGTGCTCCAGGTCGCTGTCGTAGCCGACGCCGACCTGCACGGTGACGGTCAGCGGCTGCTCGGGCCTGCTGAAGTTGGTCATATTGGTCCCGGCCAGCTGGGCGTTCGGGATGATGACCAGGTTGTTGGAGAGCTGCTCGACGACGGTGTTGCGCCAGTTGATGTCGACGACATAGCCCTCCTCACCGCTGCTGAGCCGGATGTAGTCGCCGGGCTGGACCGTCTTGGAGACCAGGATGTGCACCCCCGCGAAGAGGTTGGCCAGCGTGTCCCGCATGGCCAGGGCGATGGCCAGACCGCCGACGCCGAGGGCGGTGAGCAGCGGGGCTATGGAGATGCCGAGGGTCTCCAGGATGACCAGGAAGCCCATCGCCAGGACCGTGATGCGCGTGATGTTGACGAATATCGTGGCCTGGCCGGCCACTCCGGAGCGGGACTGCGTCACCGTCCGGATCAGGCCGCTGATCACCCGCGCCGCGGTGAAGGTGGCGCTGAGCATCACCACCGCCACCAGCGTCTGGTTGACGGTGTGTCGCACCTGGTGGTTCAGCGGCAGGGCCGCGGCACCCACGGCCACGCCGGCGGCCACCGCCGCGCAGGGGGCGAGGGTGCGCAGGATGTCGACGATGATGTCGTCGCCGATCCAGCGCGTCCGCAGGGCCCGTTCGCCGAGCCACCGCAGGATCACCCGCAGCAGCCCGGCCGCCAGCAGCCCGGCGACCACCGCGATGCCCGCGGTGATCGCGTCGTGCACCGTCAGATCCCCGGTCACCGGCACCCTCCGCGGTTCCCGGACCACGCCCCGGCGGCGCCCCGCGCCACCGGCAGTCCGACACAGCCAACCGTCACTTCGTCCTACCTACCTGTCCGGAACGATCGTCAAAGCGCCAGGACACAGACATGACCCGGCACAAAACGCCATCCTGCACCACGGCCGGGACAGGTTCTGACCGGCCGTCAGGGCAAAGCCGATGACAAGCCATCAAACCGGACGCGCTGATTCGGCCGGATTCCGGAAGGGCGGGACGGAGGGGTGGGCCGGAAGGGCGGGACGGAAGGTGGCCGGAAAGACGGCGGGCCCGGCCCGGGAGGGGTCCCGGGCCGGGCCTGCGGAGGTACGAAGGAGGAAAGGGGATCAGGAACCGGCGGACTCGGCGGCGGCCCGCTGGGCGTCCCGCTCCTTGATCCGCTGCGCCTCCTTGCGGACCCCGGCCTGCGTCGCGCGCTCGCGCTCCAGCCACTCGGGCCGCTCCTGCTTCAGCGCCTCGATCTGCTCCGTGGTGAGCGCCTCGGTGACGCCGCCCCGGGCGAGGCCCGCGATGGAGACGCCGAG is a window from the Streptomyces mobaraensis genome containing:
- a CDS encoding mechanosensitive ion channel family protein, with protein sequence MTGDLTVHDAITAGIAVVAGLLAAGLLRVILRWLGERALRTRWIGDDIIVDILRTLAPCAAVAAGVAVGAAALPLNHQVRHTVNQTLVAVVMLSATFTAARVISGLIRTVTQSRSGVAGQATIFVNITRITVLAMGFLVILETLGISIAPLLTALGVGGLAIALAMRDTLANLFAGVHILVSKTVQPGDYIRLSSGEEGYVVDINWRNTVVEQLSNNLVIIPNAQLAGTNMTNFSRPEQPLTVTVQVGVGYDSDLEHVEKVTNEVVASVMRDVDGAVPDHEPAVRFHTFGDSRIGFTVILGVGEYSDKYRIKHEFIKRLHQRYRAEGIRIPAPARTVSLQGGEADPLIPHPRTPAEGAGGRRAPRP